One Panicum virgatum strain AP13 chromosome 3N, P.virgatum_v5, whole genome shotgun sequence DNA segment encodes these proteins:
- the LOC120664715 gene encoding uncharacterized protein LOC120664715 yields MADHFEVMAGRLLTESTLQSAIDEASDAPSSTMTACDPAVEEGRATSGVLVECRICQEDDDEACMEAPCSCKGSLKYAHRKCIQRWCDEKGDTICEICLQQFTPNYTTSSKLFQHGRNTIFFSAPGYIQARPYADQTSATPTSYEYDRQTSTPTGVICCRIIAITLMVLLVLHDAVSVLLGDQGAYTVAMLTLLMLRTAGVVIPVYIILVAVAELLHRRRRRQGVHEQNSGPAGAEGAEPQQHVISIQ; encoded by the exons ATGGCGGACCATTTCGAGGTAATGGCGGGCCGATTGCTCACGGAGTCGACGCTTCAGTCTGCCATTGATGAGGCCTCCGATGCGCCTTCTTCCACAATGACCGCGTGTGATCCCGCTGTTGAAGAGGGCAGGGCAACGAGTGGCGTCTTGGTAGAATGCAGAATCTGCCAAGAGGATGACGATGAGGCATGCATGGAGGCCCCTTGCTCCTGCAAGGGCAGCTTGAAG TACGCTCATCGCAAATGCATTCAGAGGTGGTGCGATGAGAAGGGAGACACCATATGCGAGATCTGCCTTCAG CAATTTACACCGAATTACACTACCTCTTCAAAGCTGTTTCAGCATGGAAGAAACACTATTTTCTTCAG CGCTCCTGGTTACATCCAAGCACGGCCGTACGCTGACCAGACATCTGCCACACCAACAAGCTACGAGTATGACCGCCAGACTTCAACTCCTACCGGCGTAATCTGCTGTCGCATAATTGCTATAACT CTGATGGTTCTTTTAGTCCTCCACGACGCCGTCTCGGTTCTCCTCGGCGACCAAGGCGCTTATACCGTCGCCATGCTCACT CTGCTGATGCTCAGAACAGCGGGAGTCGTCATACCGGTGTACATCATACTGGTGGCGGTCGCCGAGCTGCTTCACCGGCGCAGACGGCGGCAG GGTGTGCACGAGCAGAATTCGGGACCTGCGGGAGCGGAGGGCGCGGAGCCACAGCAGCATGTCATCAGCATCCAGTAG
- the LOC120664717 gene encoding uncharacterized protein LOC120664717 has protein sequence MSSSSSLFKQLSLTGAGSPLSGRHLLLILLGAGFLAFTVFVVHPNEFRIQSFFAGSCGRPSVPHAAAAASLGKAAASVPHAAATDDDVRVLIGIQTLPAKYERRHLLRTVYSLQVREHPSLAAWVAASDLARRERDGPEDMWTGRWFNLAGKARNRYDQAPRMYNYKGASPDSCFRHGFVPDTIAVHMLKDGARWAETLAYFNATAGLPRSGQLYHLPPPAGRP, from the coding sequence AtgtcgtcgtcttcctccttgTTCAAGCAGCTGAGCCTTACGGGGGCCGGGTCCCCCCTCtccggccgccacctcctcctcatcctcctcggcGCAGGCTTCCTCGCGTTCACCGTCTTCGTCGTCCACCCCAACGAGTTCCGAATCCAATCCTTCTTCGCAGGCAGCTGCGGCCGCCCCAGCGTCCCccatgccgccgctgccgcgtcaCTGGGCAAGGCTGCCGCCAGCGTCCCCCATGCCGCCGCCACGGACGACGACGTGCGCGTCCTCATCGGCATCCAGACGCTGCCGGCCAAGTACGAGCGGCGGCACCTGCTGCGGACGGTGTACTCGCTCCAGGTCCGGGAGCACCCGTCCCTCGCGGCGTGGGTGGCGGCGTCGGACCTGGCCCGGCGCGAGCGGGACGGGCCCGAGGACATGTGGACGGGGCGGTGGTTCAACCTCGCCGGCAAGGCCAGGAACCGGTACGACCAGGCGCCGCGGATGTACAACTACAAGGGCGCCTCGCCGGACAGCTGCTTCCGGCACGGCTTCGTGCCGGACACCATCGCCGTGCACATGCTCAAGGACGGCGCGCGGTGGGCCGAGACGCTCGCCTACTTCAACGCCACGGCGGGGCTCCCCCGCTCCGGCCAGCTCTaccacctgccgccgccggcgggcaggCCATGA
- the LOC120664714 gene encoding guanine nucleotide-binding protein subunit beta-like protein A: MAGAQESLSLVGTMRGHNGEVTAIATPIDNSPFIVSSSRDKSVLVWDLTNPVHSTPDSGAAADYGVPFRRLTGHSHFVQDVVLSSDGQFALSGSWDGELRLWDLSTGLTTRRFVGHEKDVISVAFSIDNRQIVSASRDKTIKLWNTLGECKYTIGGDHGGGEGHSGWVSCVRFSPNTFQPTIVSGSWDRTVKVWNLTNCKLRCTLAGHGGYVNAVAVSPDGSLCASGGKDGFTLLWDLSEGKRLYSLDAGSIIHSLCFSPNRYWLCAATQDSVKIWDLESKHVVQDLKPDIQISKNQILYCTSLSWSADGSTLYTGYTDGSIRVWKISGFGYAG; encoded by the exons ATGGCCGGCGCGCAGGAGTCGCTCTCCCTTGTGGGCACGATGCGCGGCCACAACGGGGAGGTGACGGCGATCGCGACCCCGATCGACAACTCGCCGTTCATCGTCTCGTCCTCCCGCGATAAGTCCGTGCTGGTGTGGGACCTGACCAACCCGGTCCACTCCACCCCGgattccggcgccgccgctgactACGGCGTCCCCTTCCGCCGCCTCACCGGCCACTCCCACTTCGTCCAGGACGTCGTCCTCAGCTCCGACGGCCAGTTCGCGCTGTCCGGCTCCTGGGACGGCGAGCTCCGCCTCTGGGATCTCTCCACCGGTCTCACCACCCGCCGCTTCGTCGGCCACGAGAAGGACGTCATCTCCGTCGCCTTCTCCATCGACAACCGCCAGATCGTCTCCGCTTCCCGCGACAAGACCATCAAGCTCTGGAACACCCTCGGTGAGTGCAAGTACACCATTGGcggcgaccacggcggcggcgagggccacaGCGGTTGGGTCTCCTGCGTCAGGTTCTCCCCCAACACCTTCCAGCCCACTATTGTCTCCGGTTCCTGGGACCGCACTGTCAAGGTCTGGAACCTTACCAACTGCAAGCTACGCTGCACGCTCGCCGGCCACGGCGGCTATGTCAACGCCGTCGCCGTGAGCCCCGACGGTTCGCTGTGCGCCTCCGGCGGGAAAGACGGCTTTACTCTGCTGTGGGATTTGTCTGAGGGGAAGAGGCTGTACTCACTGGACGCGGGTTCCATCATCCACTCACTCTGCTTCTCGCCCAACCGCTACTGGCTGTGTGCTGCGACGCAGGACTCCGTCAAGATCTGGGACCTTGAGTCGAAGCACGTCGTGCAGGACCTCAAGCCTGACATCCAGATCTCCAAGAACCAG ATCCTCTACTGCACAAGCTTGAGCTGGAGTGCGGATGGAAGCACCCTCTACACCGGCTACACCGATGGATCTATCAGGGTCTGGAAGATCTCCGGGTTTGGCTATGCAGGCTAG